DNA from Sphingomonas psychrotolerans:
CGACGTCAACTGGCTGCGCAATATGAGCTTCGCATTGTTCGTGCCCGAACGCACCGATGCGCGGCTGATCGTCCCCGAGCTCGAAAAGCTGATTAATGCCGCCGATGCGCCGACGCGCGGCCTCGTCCGGTTGATCGCGATGGAGCGATTGAACGGCATCCTCGCAGTGAGCGCCCAGCGCCAATATCTCGACGATGTCCGTCGGTGGATCGAGGTGCTCGACCGCGAAGGCGAGAGCGCCGAGCGCCGGATTTTCGTCTATCGCGTCCAGAACGGCCGCGCACGCGATCTGGCGGGCACGCTCAACCGCGCGTTCGGCAATGGCGGCGGCGGCGATGACACGGGGAACGAAGACCCCTTCGCCGCCAACGACCAGCCCGCGGCCCGCACTGCTTCGCCCGCGCCGAAGCCGGGCGCCAATGCCGCACAGCCGGGAAGCGGCGCCGCGAATGCCGCGCCCGATGCCGGCGGTCGCGAGAGTCCCGCCACGGGCGGCAAGATCACTGCGGACGACGTCAACAACGCAGTCGTCGTCTACGGCACTCCGCGCGACTATGCGACGATCGAGGATGCGCTGCGCAAGCTCGACGTGCCTCCCGTTCAGGTGATGATCGAAGCGGCGATCACCGAAGTGACCCTGACCGACACCCTGCGCTACGGGGTCCAGTGGAACTGGCTGACCGGAGACAGCAATTTCCGCGTCACCGACGGGGCTGCCATGCCCACCGGGCCGACCCAGGCGGGCTTCTCCTATTTTCTCGCCGGGAGCAGCATCTCGGTCGCGCTCAACGCGCTCGAGCAGCGGACCAACATCAAGGTGGTGTCTGCCCCCAAATTGGTCACGCTCAACAACCAGACCGCGGCGCTGCAGGTCGGCGACCAGGTGCCGGTGTCATCGGGAAGCGCGGTCAGCGTCGACAATCCCAACGCGCCGATCGTCAATTCGATCGACTATCGCGACACCGGCGTGATCCTCAAGGTCACGCCCCGGGTGAATGCCGGGGGGCTCGTCCTGCTCGACATTTCGCAGGAAGTGAGCGACGTCAACGTCAACGCGCCCAATGCGAGCGGCGACAGGACTCCGGCATCCCCGACCATCTCGACGCGGCGGATCTCGACTTCGGTCGCGGTGCAGGACGGTCAGGTCATCGCGCTGGGCGGGCTGTTCCGAGAGTCGAAGAGCCTCGGCAAGAACGGCATTCCGATCCTGTCGCGGATCCCGGTCATCGGCGGGCTGTTCGGCAGCCACAACAATGTCCAGAACCGCACCGAACTGATCGTGTTGCTCAAGCCTCACGTGATCCGCACACCCGACGACGGCCGCGCGGTCACCGAGGAACTGCGCGCCAAGCTGCGCACGCTCGAGCCGTTCCGCACCGAGGGGCGGATCCCATGACCCCGCGCGGCGAGGAGGGTTATGCGCTGGTGGCGGCGGTAGCGAGCATCGCCGTGTTCGCGACGATCGCGCTCGCCGTGCTCAGCGCAACCCGGATGGGGATCGAGGATGCCGGGGCCGAGCAGGCGCGGATGCAGGCCGTCGCCGCCGCCGATGCGGGGGTCGCGTTCGCGCTCAGCCGCCTGCTGGCCGACGACGCGTCGCAGCGCTGGGCCGCGGACGGCCGGATCCGTTCGATGCGCTTCGCCGGCGCGGGCCTGCGGATCGCCCTCCGCGACGAGCGCGGCAAGGTTCCGCTGGGCCTGCTCGACGAACCGCAGGCGACCACTTTGCTCGAACGCGCCGGCCTTGAGGGCGAACGGCTGTTGATCGCGCGCGATTCGCTGCTCGACTGGATCGACGACGACACGATCAAACGCCCCTTCGGCGCCGAGGAGTCTTATTACCGATCCGTGGGCCTGTTCCCCGCCGATGGCCGGTTCGCTTCCATCGACGAACTCGCGCTTGTCCGCGGGCTGGACGCCGACACCGTCGCGCGCATCCGTCCCTATGTCACGACCTGGACGCTGCGCAGCGGCTTCGACGCGCAATATGCCGACCCCCGTGCACTCGCGGTCATGGACACCGGCGGCGAGGGCGGGCCGGCCGCGATCGAGCGGGCACGCGAGCTTGCTGGCCAGACCACCGCGCTGTCGTTCGCCAGTGCGCCGACGCTCGTCGACCGGCCGATCTCGATCGAGGCGGTCGCCAGCCTGCCCGGTGGCGGGCGGGCCGTGCGCACTCTGGTGGTCGAGCTCACCGGGGTTGCCGATCGGCCCTATGTCGTGCGGGCGTATGAGTGACGGCGGCAATTGGCGGAAAGTTTTGCCGAACCGAGGGCGGCGGCGTGTCTGGATAAGGGAAGCAAGGGAGCGGAAGCGGTGGCCGGTTCGAATTCTCTCTTGAAGGTCCAATATGCCCAGATGCAGGCGCTGCTGGAGCGCGGCGCGACCTTTCTCGGCAAGGGCAAGGCGGCCAATGCGTTGCGGGCGTTCGACGACGCCATCGCGATCAATCCCGGCAGCGCCGAGGCATTCTGCTGCCGCGGCAATGCCCTCGCCGATCTGGGCCAGCTGGCGGAGGCGGTCGCGAGCTATGACCGTGCGATCGCCCTCGATCCGCGGCTGTCGGAGGCGCATGATTTCCGGGGCGCCGCGTTCGCCCTCGCGGGAGAGTTCGAGCTGGCGCTGCAGAGCGTCGAGCGCGCGCTGCTGATCGCCCCCGACAATTTCAACGCGCGCAACAATCGCGCGAATCTGCTACGCGAGGTTGGCCGGTTCGACGAGGCGCTGGCCGAATTCGACCTGCTCATCGCGCGCGAGCCGGCCTTCGCCGCCGCATACAGCATGCGCGCGCGGACGCTCGCGGCGCTGAGCCGTCACGAAGAGGCGTTGCACAGCTTCGAGAAGACGCTCGCGCTCGATCCGCACAACGCCGAGGCGCTGTGCAATCGGGGGACCGCGCTGAACTTCCTCGATCGCCCCGAGGAAGCGGTCGAAGCATTCGAGCAGGCGCTCGCGCTCGATCCCGGACATGCCGAGATTCTGGGTAATCTTGGCGCCGCGCTCGCCCGCGTCGGCCGGCTGGACGCGGCGGAAAGCTGCTTTCGTCGCTGTCTCGCGGGCGAGCCCGGCCACGTCGACGCATTGCTTGGGCTCGCCGGCCTGATTTCCCGGCGTCGAGGCTTCGATGAGGCGGGGCGGGTGTATCAGCGGGTGCTGACGATCGACGTCAACAATGTCGCCGCGCTCCGGGGCTTGGCCGGGGCGCTGGAAGAGCTCGGGCAGCATCGGAGCGCACTGATATGCTATGATCATCTCCTGTCGGTCGCCCCGGACAATGCGGCGGCGCATCAGAAACGCGGCTTTCTGCTGGTTTCGCGCACCCATCACGCGGAGGCGCTCCTGTCCTTCGATCGGGCGAAAGCGCTCGACCCCGCGCTCGAGCATTCGGCGGTGCGGCTGCACGCGGCAATGCACCTTTCGAAATGGGAAGATTTCGACGCGCAGCTGGACGCCGTCCGGCACGCGGCGGCTGCGGGGGATCCGGGGGCGATGCCCTTTCCGGTGCTGGCGCTCGCCGATGATCCGGCGCTCCAGCACCGATGCGCGCAAATCCTTGCCGACAGCCATCAGCAGATCCCCGCGACGCCCCTCTCCGGCCGCTATCCGCGTCACGAGCGGATCCGGCTCGGCTATTTCTCGGCCGATTTCCATCATCATGCGACGATGCAGCTCTTCGCCGAGACGCTCGAGGCGCATGACCGGGATCGTTTCGAGCTCGCGGCATTCTGGTTCGGCGAGGATATGGGCGATCAATGGCGGTCGCGGGCAAAGGGCGCGTTCGACACGTTCGTCGACGTTCGGCTCAAGGACGATGCGGCGGCCGCGCAGATTGCGCGCGACATGGAGATCGACATCGCCATCGACCTCAAGGGCTATACCCAGAATTGCCGATTCGGCATCTTTGCCGAGCGTGCCGCGCCGATCCAGGTGAGCTATCTCGGCTATCCCGGCACCTCTGGCGCGGCGGCGATCGACTATCTCTTCGCCGACGAGGTGCTGATCCGTCCGGATGCGCGGAACGCGATATCCGAGAAGATCGTGTATCTCCCCGCATCCTATCAGGCCAATGCCAGCCTCAAGCCGGTTTCGCGGCTGGCCACGCGGCAGGCCGTCGGGCTGCCGGAGCAGGGTTTCGTGTTTTGCTGTTTCAACCAGAACTACAAGATCACCCCCGACATCTTCGCATGCTGGATGTCGATCCTGCGCCGGGCGGAAGCGAGCGTGCTGTGGCTCTGGGTGAACCACGAACCCGCGCGGCAGAATCTCGCCCGCAACGCGGCCGAACTCGGCGTGGATCCGGCGCGGATCGTCTTTGCCGGGAGCGAGCCCACCGAGCGCCATCTCGACCGGCTGCAGCTCGCCGATCTCTTCCTCGATACCTTGCCGTGCAACGCCCACACCACCGCCAGCGACGCGCTGCGCGTCGGTTTGCCGATCCTCACCTGCCCGGGGCGGAGCTTCGCCGCGCGGGTGGCGGCGAGCCTGCTCACGGCCCTGGACCTGCGCGAACTCGTAGCGGACGATCTCGCCGAATATGAGGCGCTTGCCGTCGCGCTTGCGCACGACCCCGCGCGGCTCGCGGCGATCCGCGCGCGGCTGATCGGAGGCCGCTTGCGATCGACGCTGTTCGAGCCGCCGGCAATGGCGCGTAAGCTCGAGGCCGCTTATTCGGCGATCTATGCGCGCCACCACGCGGGCGAGGCTCCTGACGACATCCGCATCACGGCGTGATCGACGCGCGTCAGGATCCCACAGGCTGGAGAATGGGCGCGGGGACTGGCGGAGCCAGCCCCCAGGGCGCGAAAGCGGGCGCGGGCGCCGTGACGGGTGCAGGCACGGCGGCCTGGCCCGCGTTCGGCGCGAAACCGGATACCGGCCGGCCGGCGAGCACCGCTATCGCCGTGCCTCGACGCCGATAGAAGATATGCGCGCCGATCTTGGTGACGCGCTCGAGGCTCGGCGCCCAATAAGGCGACACATAATCGGCGTGATAGTTCAACGCATCGCCGACCAATGGCGGCAGTCGTCCGTCGATCACCTCGCCGGCAATCTTGCGCGACTGGGCCATGACTCTTTCGGGAAGGATGCGCCGCATCGATCCGTCGCAGGTGAAAGTGAACTGGCACCCCGTCTTCAGCGTCGAGCCGGCAAAGACGACCCCGCACACCGATTTTGGGAAAGAGGGATGCCGCGCGCGGTTCAGCACGACTTCGCCGACCGCCTGCTGGCCTTCGGCGCTCTCGAACCCCGCTTCATAGGCGATGGCCAGCGTCAGGCACTCGACTGCCCGGGTCCGGTCCTCGACCGGCCGGGGCAGGGTGGATTGCGCTCGGGTGGGGAGGGCGGCCGAAGGACCGGCGACAAGGGCGGCCAGGCCGATCATTCGAAGCCGATTCGTTCCGCTTTTCTTGCGACACGCCTCGCGCGGGAAGGTCTGCGGCGGGCGTTCGAGTCGATTGTCGCCCACGCTACCCTGCCGCCCGATCGCACGCCGCTCGCGGAAGCCCTCCGCAAGCGCCTGTCGTGGATCGGATTGACGCGCGATCTCGGCCGTTCTCACGTTCATTCCCGGAATTACCAATAAAGACGGACGACTTGCGTGAACATCTCAAAAATTATGATGATATATACAAGTTACGCTGCGATGACCTGAGCTGTAACCTCTCTGTAAAATCGACGTGTCAAGTTTTGATGGCGGATATATCTACGAAGACGGCGACGGCGTCGAATCGACTTCCCGATAATTTGTCAATTATTGGTACAAAATGCGATCCAGGCGGGGTTCAGTGCCCTGCCTCTATCTAAAACGGAGCCATTTGGATGATTGCCAAGATCGCCCTCGCCGGACTGGTTTCCGCGCTGGGCCTATCCACCTTCGCCTGGTTCCAGTCCGCGCCCGAAACGTCGATGCCGGCGAAGCCTGCGGCGGACCGGTCCTCTCCCGCCCCTTCGGAGCGGACCCAAGCCGCGCCGAGAATCTCCATGCTTCCGACACGCTTGCTCGAGTGCCGGCTCGGAAGGATCACCAACTTCGATCCCTCGCGCGAACAAGCGCCATCCGAGTTCAAATATGAGGGCAGCCACCCGTTCGCATTGTTGCTCCCGTCGATTCCGGTGCGCACGACGGAGCCTCCGCGCTCGACCTTGCCCCCCGAGCCGGTCGATCCGCGCACGCGTATCGTCGCGGATCCTGACGGGATTTCGGCGGGTGCCGCGGGACGGCCGTTCGAACGCGTCGTCGATTATTGGCCGGAGCGCGTCGAAATGACCACGCCGATCGGAGGAGGGGCGGTGAACATGATCATCCTTCAGCCATCGGAGGCGCAGCCGGGACTGGTCGACATGTTCATGACCAAGGCTACCGATGCGGTCACCTGGGACCTCGATGCGCTGTATTCCGGGCGCTGCAAATTGGCATCGGGCGGGGCCGCGGCGGGGGCCGCGCGCTGACGCAAATCCGGACACCAGGATTCGTCCGGCGTCCCCGCCGAGAAAAGGTATAGTTTCCATATCTACAAGAAAGTGGATGTGCGATCCTGCAAGATGGCCGCTCTTCAGCAATTCCTATAGGAAATTCGGCAAAATAAACTTCGGGGGCAGCCCGGGGTTTACTCTCGGGTATCTAAAAACACTGATCGTCTCGACTATTGAGCGTCCCGACTTCGTCGTTGCGTAAATAATCGATAGGGGCTCTGCCAGAATCGCGCGGCCGATGTGTCTAACAAATAGGAGAGTGCTCAGGCCCTTGATGCGAGGGCGCCGGGGGAGACCTCTGGCAACGCTTGTGTGCGGCCGATAGCTTTCCTGAGTCCGACCCTGCGCCAGGGAGACAGCGATGGACGAGTATATGCCGATCGCGGATGCCGCGGCCGTTGGTCAGGAGAGTTCCGCTTCGTTCGAGCACCATTTGATGCTCGACGGCAGACTGGAGGCGCTGCCGGATCGCCCGCGTCCACGGGCGCGGGCCCATCTGGCACCGTGGCAGGTCAAACTCGCGCGCGACATGATGCTGACCCAGATGGCCGGGCGCCTCGCCCTGACCGACGTCGCCAGCCGGCTCAACATGTCGGTCAGCCATTTCATCAAGGCTTTTCGCGAGACCGAAGGCGTCGCGCCGTATCATTGGTACATGCAGCGCCGGATCGCGCAGGCGATGACCTTGCTCCTCGACGACACGATGCCGCTCTCCAAAGTCGCCGACGAATGCGGTTTCGCGGATCAGAGCCACTTCACCAAGGCGTTCACGCGGCTGCTCGGGGTTTCGCCCGGCCGCTGGCGCCGCAGCGTGCGAAGCGGCTATCCGGGCTTCGGCGGATAAGCCGCAGGCGTGAGCGTCCGGCCGTTTGTCGATAGTCGCGGTCCCCTGTGGAAACGACTAGGGTAACCGCAGCGACCCAAGGATAGACCCGCGAGACGGGACGGCGATGCGGATAGCGCAGCGGCGGCTCGCACCACGGCCGCGTCGCGGCTCAGTCTGTCGAGAGAATGCGAGCACCAGATCCCAGCGCGTGCACCGCCGCCGGCCGAGGACGACGCGATGAGGGATCGCGGCGTCGGCGCGATCGGCGTCGAGGCAGAAGATGAGCGCGCGCCTCTCGAACATCGAACGGATGCGGCAACTCTACGACCCCAATTATGTTCGCAGGGTTGACACGCTGGACGAAGCGCCGGTGCAGGTGTGCGTCGAGGATCGCATGCTGACCGCTGCCGCCGGCACGGGCGTCGCTACCTATGCACGGACACTGGCGGCCTGTCTGCCGGCCGCGGGAGCCTCCCCGCTGCTGCTCGGCGACGGTCCGGCCGGACCGGTGCGACGGGCGCGGCTGGGCCGCTGGATCGCGGCCACGCGAGCGGGGGCACGCCTGGCGGACGTCGCGGCCCCGGACGAAGCGGCGGCGCATTGGGTGGTCCGCGACCTTTTCCGAGAGGCGCATGTCTTCTTCAACCTGCATGGCCGGTTACTGCCGGTCGAATTCGATCGCCCCCCCCAGGTGATGCACTGGACCTATCCGCTGCCGCTCTATCTCCGCGGGGCGAGGAACCTTTACACTATCCACGACCTGATCCCGCTGACCCATCCCGAGCTCACCCGCGTCTCGTCGACGCGGCATGCGGCGGTGCTGCGCCAGATTGCCGCGCATGCTTATGGTCTGGTCACGGTCTCCGAAACCGTCCGCCGCCAACTGGTCGACCATCTGGGGATCCCCGAGGGCAGGGTGGTCAACACCTTGCAGGCGATCGACGCGCCGCTGCAATCGGACCCGAGCCTTCCGCCCGGCTTGCGATCAGGCGATTATTTCTTCTTCTGCGGGCGAGTCGAGCCGCGGAAGAACCTCGACCGGCTCGCTTGTGCGCACGCCGCGAGCGGGACGGCGTTGCCGCTGGTGATCGTCGGACCGCAGGTGCCGGGGGAGGAGGCGCTCGAGAAAACGCTGCGCGGGTTTGCCGGCGTGATCCGCTTGCCGTGGATGCCGCGCCGCGAGCTGCTCGGCATGATGCGACGCGCCCGCGCTTTGCTGTTTCCGTCGCTCGCCGAGGGCTTTGGCCTGCCGATTGCCGAGGCGATGACGCTCGGCTGTCCGGTGCTTACGTCCAGCGCGGGCGCGCCGGCCGAAATCGCCGGCGACGCGGCGCTGCTGGTCGATCCCCGGCAGACCGCGCAGATCGAGGTGGCGATCCGTCGGCTCGAAAGCGACGAGATACTCCGCGCCCGGTTGCGCGCCGCCGGCTTTGCCCGCGGTCTGAAGTTCACGCCGGATGTCTATGCGCGGCGGCTTCGCGCGCTCTATGCGGACGCGATCGCCACAGCACCGCGGGGCCGAACGTGACGCGCCCTTTCCGGATCGGTATCGACGGGCTGAACCTCGCCCTTCCGCACGGCACCGGCGTCGCGACCTATTCGCGCACGCTCGCCCGCACCGTCGCGGAGATGGGCCGCGCGCCCGATCTCGTATTCGGACTGCCCGTCCCGCCGCGTTCGTCGCGCGATTTGCGCGAGACCCTGTTCTTCGCCGAGCTTGGCCGCGACGATCAGCCTGAGACCTCGCCCGCCGCCGCAAAGCGCGCGCGGCTCTTTGTCGCGCCTTGGGCGCGGCGGCTGGTCGAGGTGCCGGTACAGGGCCGTGTCCGCGCCGAGGCGTTCGCCGAGCGCCTGCCGAGCTTCTCGACGCTGCACAGTTTCGGGTCTCTGTGGTCGGTCGCGGCGCGTCACTTCAAACGCTATCGCCGCTTTCTCACGGTCACGATGGCCGATCCGCCGGAGATCATGCACTGGACCTATCCGCTGCCGATCCATCTGGCCGGCGCGGTCAATATCTACACGATCCACGATCTGGTGCCGCTCCGGCTCCCGCACACCAGCCTCGAGAACAAACGCCTGCACGATCGGCTGCTGCGAAGCTGCATCGGTCGCGCCGCGCGCATCTGCACCGTCTCCGAGGCTTCGCGGCGCGATATCGTCGAATTTCTCGGCGCCGATCCCGGGCAGGTGGTCAATTGCTATCAGTCGATCGATCCGGTTCCGGCGATCGACTCCGCCGTGCTGGCCGGGCGGCTTCGCGCATTGTTCGATCTCGAGCCGCAGGGCTATTTCCTCTATTTCGGCGCGATCGAGCCCAAGAAGAATGTCGGGCGCCTGATCGAGGCCTATCTCGCGAGCGAAGTGGCGACGCCATTGGTCATCGTGGGCGGGCGCGGCTGGCGTTCGGAGAATGAACTGCGCCTGCTGGGCAGCGCCGGATCGCAAAGCCTCTCGGGCGTGGCGCGGATCCGCAAGCTCGATTATCTGCCGCGGCGGATGCTCGACGTGCTGATCGCCGGCGCGCGCGGCGTGCTATTCCCATCGCTCTACGAAGGGTTCGGTCTGCCGGTGGTGGAGGCGCTCGCGCGCGGCGTGCCGGTCATGACCTCGACCGGCGGATCGCTGCCCGAAGTTACCGGGAGCGCCGCGCTGCTGGTCGATCCCTATGACGTCGGCGCAATCGCGGCCGCCATCCGCAAACTGGACGAGGATGCCGAACTTCGCCGTGCGCTCGCGGCGATGGGGCCGGCGCAGGCCGATCGCTTCGCCCCGGCGCGGTTTCGCGCGAACCTGTCCGCACTCTACCGATCGCTTGTCGTGCCTGTGCACGACACCGTACCTGCGCAACCAGTGACCTTCGGGGCGGCAACCATATGACATCCCTGTTCGCGTTCGTGGCTGCCCGTGGCCGGGGGGCGATGCTGGCGCTTCCGCTTCTCGTCGCCGGCTGCGCCACCTTGCCGTCGAGCGGCCCGACCGCGCCCGAAGTGATCGCGGCGTCGCGCCCGACCGCCCGACTGCCTGCGAAATTGATCGACCTCGACGCCGAGGCCTTGTCCGATGTCAACACAGCACCGGCGCCCGCGGGGGCGCTCGCCGGGCTTGCGGCCGAGGGCGATATCGACCGGATCGGTCCCGGCGACGTCCTGCAGATCTCGGTATTCGAAATCGGTACCGCACTCTTCGCAGGCCCGGCGGTGACCGAGGTCCAGCCTGCCGCCACGGGGAGCACATTACCGGCGATCGTCGTCGCGCGCGACGGCACGATCCAGATCCCCTATGCCGGGGCCGTCGAGGCTGCCGGTCAGACCCCACAATCGCTCGCCCGAAGCGTCGAGGCGCGGCTGCGGGGCTATTCCGAACAGGCGCAGGTCAACATCGTCGTCCGCGAGAACATGACCAACAGCGTGTTCGTGCTGGGCGGAGTGAAGGCGCCCGGCCGGATTCCGCTGTCGCTGGCACGCGAGCATGTGCTGGATGCGATTGCGTTGGCGGGCGGCACGACCTCGGCGCCGCACGATACGATGATCCGGGTTACGCGCGCCGGACGCAGCGCCGAGATCGGTCTCGACGAATTGCTCGCGGGATCGCCGGACGATCTGCTGCTGCTGCCGGGGGATCGCATCGAGCTCCTCCGCAATCTGCAGAGCTTCACCGTCTTCGGCGCGAGCGACAAGGTGTCGGAAATTCCGTTCGAGATGCGGAGGCTCACGCTCGCGCAGGCAGTCGCGCGGGCCGGCGGCCCCTCCGACCGTCAGGCGGATCCGACTGCGGTGTTCGTCTTTCGCTGGGCCGCACCTGAGACGCCCGGCGGCGCGCCGGTGCCCGTCATCTATCGGCTCAACATGCTGCGACCCGAAAGCTATTTCGTCTCGCAGCGTTTCGCGATGCGCAACGGCGACGTGATCTACATCGCCAATGCGCGCTCCAATCAGGCGGCCAAGCTGGTCCAGATCATCAACCAACTCTTCTCGCCATTCTATGGGGTTCGAGAATTGACGCGATGAGGATCGGTGATTCAGGCGGCCAGCCGCTGAGACGCCCGGCGGCGCGCCGGTGCCCGTCATCTATCGGCT
Protein-coding regions in this window:
- the gspD gene encoding type II secretion system secretin GspD, yielding MGARTKLRAGVAGMALAVAGCAGNPPPRPIAVPETPAIVREAERAAPLVRSTIVGGESPPPAAPVPPRQSATPGDIGINLPRADVRTVAASVQQITGIAVEVEAGVSGQVSLVTPGNVARSEIIPLFETALRAANLALAPVGNGYVVRTVTAAQAPVAPDAVGFGTQVVSLEFINAEEVKKVLDGALPGVVTAVDAAGNRITIAGTTGQRASARDLVKQFDVNWLRNMSFALFVPERTDARLIVPELEKLINAADAPTRGLVRLIAMERLNGILAVSAQRQYLDDVRRWIEVLDREGESAERRIFVYRVQNGRARDLAGTLNRAFGNGGGGDDTGNEDPFAANDQPAARTASPAPKPGANAAQPGSGAANAAPDAGGRESPATGGKITADDVNNAVVVYGTPRDYATIEDALRKLDVPPVQVMIEAAITEVTLTDTLRYGVQWNWLTGDSNFRVTDGAAMPTGPTQAGFSYFLAGSSISVALNALEQRTNIKVVSAPKLVTLNNQTAALQVGDQVPVSSGSAVSVDNPNAPIVNSIDYRDTGVILKVTPRVNAGGLVLLDISQEVSDVNVNAPNASGDRTPASPTISTRRISTSVAVQDGQVIALGGLFRESKSLGKNGIPILSRIPVIGGLFGSHNNVQNRTELIVLLKPHVIRTPDDGRAVTEELRAKLRTLEPFRTEGRIP
- a CDS encoding type II secretion system minor pseudopilin, with the translated sequence MTPRGEEGYALVAAVASIAVFATIALAVLSATRMGIEDAGAEQARMQAVAAADAGVAFALSRLLADDASQRWAADGRIRSMRFAGAGLRIALRDERGKVPLGLLDEPQATTLLERAGLEGERLLIARDSLLDWIDDDTIKRPFGAEESYYRSVGLFPADGRFASIDELALVRGLDADTVARIRPYVTTWTLRSGFDAQYADPRALAVMDTGGEGGPAAIERARELAGQTTALSFASAPTLVDRPISIEAVASLPGGGRAVRTLVVELTGVADRPYVVRAYE
- a CDS encoding tetratricopeptide repeat protein — encoded protein: MAGSNSLLKVQYAQMQALLERGATFLGKGKAANALRAFDDAIAINPGSAEAFCCRGNALADLGQLAEAVASYDRAIALDPRLSEAHDFRGAAFALAGEFELALQSVERALLIAPDNFNARNNRANLLREVGRFDEALAEFDLLIAREPAFAAAYSMRARTLAALSRHEEALHSFEKTLALDPHNAEALCNRGTALNFLDRPEEAVEAFEQALALDPGHAEILGNLGAALARVGRLDAAESCFRRCLAGEPGHVDALLGLAGLISRRRGFDEAGRVYQRVLTIDVNNVAALRGLAGALEELGQHRSALICYDHLLSVAPDNAAAHQKRGFLLVSRTHHAEALLSFDRAKALDPALEHSAVRLHAAMHLSKWEDFDAQLDAVRHAAAAGDPGAMPFPVLALADDPALQHRCAQILADSHQQIPATPLSGRYPRHERIRLGYFSADFHHHATMQLFAETLEAHDRDRFELAAFWFGEDMGDQWRSRAKGAFDTFVDVRLKDDAAAAQIARDMEIDIAIDLKGYTQNCRFGIFAERAAPIQVSYLGYPGTSGAAAIDYLFADEVLIRPDARNAISEKIVYLPASYQANASLKPVSRLATRQAVGLPEQGFVFCCFNQNYKITPDIFACWMSILRRAEASVLWLWVNHEPARQNLARNAAELGVDPARIVFAGSEPTERHLDRLQLADLFLDTLPCNAHTTASDALRVGLPILTCPGRSFAARVAASLLTALDLRELVADDLAEYEALAVALAHDPARLAAIRARLIGGRLRSTLFEPPAMARKLEAAYSAIYARHHAGEAPDDIRITA
- a CDS encoding cell wall hydrolase; translated protein: MNVRTAEIARQSDPRQALAEGFRERRAIGRQGSVGDNRLERPPQTFPREACRKKSGTNRLRMIGLAALVAGPSAALPTRAQSTLPRPVEDRTRAVECLTLAIAYEAGFESAEGQQAVGEVVLNRARHPSFPKSVCGVVFAGSTLKTGCQFTFTCDGSMRRILPERVMAQSRKIAGEVIDGRLPPLVGDALNYHADYVSPYWAPSLERVTKIGAHIFYRRRGTAIAVLAGRPVSGFAPNAGQAAVPAPVTAPAPAFAPWGLAPPVPAPILQPVGS
- a CDS encoding helix-turn-helix transcriptional regulator, with translation MDEYMPIADAAAVGQESSASFEHHLMLDGRLEALPDRPRPRARAHLAPWQVKLARDMMLTQMAGRLALTDVASRLNMSVSHFIKAFRETEGVAPYHWYMQRRIAQAMTLLLDDTMPLSKVADECGFADQSHFTKAFTRLLGVSPGRWRRSVRSGYPGFGG
- a CDS encoding glycosyltransferase family 4 protein; amino-acid sequence: MSARLSNIERMRQLYDPNYVRRVDTLDEAPVQVCVEDRMLTAAAGTGVATYARTLAACLPAAGASPLLLGDGPAGPVRRARLGRWIAATRAGARLADVAAPDEAAAHWVVRDLFREAHVFFNLHGRLLPVEFDRPPQVMHWTYPLPLYLRGARNLYTIHDLIPLTHPELTRVSSTRHAAVLRQIAAHAYGLVTVSETVRRQLVDHLGIPEGRVVNTLQAIDAPLQSDPSLPPGLRSGDYFFFCGRVEPRKNLDRLACAHAASGTALPLVIVGPQVPGEEALEKTLRGFAGVIRLPWMPRRELLGMMRRARALLFPSLAEGFGLPIAEAMTLGCPVLTSSAGAPAEIAGDAALLVDPRQTAQIEVAIRRLESDEILRARLRAAGFARGLKFTPDVYARRLRALYADAIATAPRGRT
- a CDS encoding glycosyltransferase family 4 protein, producing MTRPFRIGIDGLNLALPHGTGVATYSRTLARTVAEMGRAPDLVFGLPVPPRSSRDLRETLFFAELGRDDQPETSPAAAKRARLFVAPWARRLVEVPVQGRVRAEAFAERLPSFSTLHSFGSLWSVAARHFKRYRRFLTVTMADPPEIMHWTYPLPIHLAGAVNIYTIHDLVPLRLPHTSLENKRLHDRLLRSCIGRAARICTVSEASRRDIVEFLGADPGQVVNCYQSIDPVPAIDSAVLAGRLRALFDLEPQGYFLYFGAIEPKKNVGRLIEAYLASEVATPLVIVGGRGWRSENELRLLGSAGSQSLSGVARIRKLDYLPRRMLDVLIAGARGVLFPSLYEGFGLPVVEALARGVPVMTSTGGSLPEVTGSAALLVDPYDVGAIAAAIRKLDEDAELRRALAAMGPAQADRFAPARFRANLSALYRSLVVPVHDTVPAQPVTFGAATI
- a CDS encoding polysaccharide biosynthesis/export family protein; translated protein: MTSLFAFVAARGRGAMLALPLLVAGCATLPSSGPTAPEVIAASRPTARLPAKLIDLDAEALSDVNTAPAPAGALAGLAAEGDIDRIGPGDVLQISVFEIGTALFAGPAVTEVQPAATGSTLPAIVVARDGTIQIPYAGAVEAAGQTPQSLARSVEARLRGYSEQAQVNIVVRENMTNSVFVLGGVKAPGRIPLSLAREHVLDAIALAGGTTSAPHDTMIRVTRAGRSAEIGLDELLAGSPDDLLLLPGDRIELLRNLQSFTVFGASDKVSEIPFEMRRLTLAQAVARAGGPSDRQADPTAVFVFRWAAPETPGGAPVPVIYRLNMLRPESYFVSQRFAMRNGDVIYIANARSNQAAKLVQIINQLFSPFYGVRELTR